A portion of the Rhodococcus pseudokoreensis genome contains these proteins:
- a CDS encoding AraC family transcriptional regulator, with protein sequence MDTPDSSPRFEDWHHLHEAVADAYFPHTLEPLTAGAAAEASIGSIDLGACRITHMALGAEVALKSEHPGAYGINIPVSGRLESVIERTEVASEVGQATACPPGVRTLIPHWNPSCRLIGFKIDEHYLQREMDRILDRPGRSLPLQLDLRGDAGQSWLKFLRSTYDLVASDDGLLHNDLMRIQLSAAVTTGFVLAAVPDEDPGRSAYRPRVVKRVIAAIHDDPARAWTPGDMADIAGVSVRRLQQAFREYVGVTPFAYLHDVRIERAHADLAVSGPPTTVLDVILRWGFTHPGRFAAEYRRKYGVPPSHTLTR encoded by the coding sequence GTGGATACCCCGGACAGCAGCCCCCGCTTCGAGGATTGGCATCACCTCCACGAAGCGGTGGCCGACGCATACTTCCCCCACACGCTCGAGCCCTTGACGGCCGGAGCCGCCGCGGAGGCGTCGATCGGCAGCATCGACCTGGGCGCGTGCCGCATCACTCACATGGCACTCGGCGCGGAGGTCGCCCTGAAGTCGGAGCATCCGGGTGCGTACGGCATCAACATCCCGGTCAGCGGTCGACTGGAGTCGGTGATCGAGCGCACCGAGGTGGCGTCCGAAGTCGGGCAGGCGACCGCGTGCCCCCCGGGTGTCCGCACTCTCATCCCGCACTGGAATCCGTCGTGTCGATTGATCGGATTCAAGATCGACGAACACTATCTGCAGCGCGAGATGGACCGGATCCTCGACCGACCGGGGCGCAGCCTCCCCCTGCAACTCGACCTTCGCGGGGACGCCGGCCAGAGTTGGCTGAAGTTCCTGCGGTCTACCTACGATCTGGTCGCGTCCGACGACGGCCTGCTGCACAACGACTTGATGCGCATCCAACTGTCCGCGGCCGTCACCACCGGGTTCGTTCTGGCCGCCGTGCCGGACGAGGACCCCGGCAGGAGCGCGTACCGGCCCCGCGTCGTGAAGCGGGTGATCGCAGCCATCCACGACGATCCTGCGCGGGCATGGACGCCCGGGGACATGGCCGACATTGCGGGGGTCAGCGTGAGGCGACTCCAACAGGCATTCCGGGAATACGTCGGCGTGACGCCCTTCGCGTATCTGCACGATGTCCGAATCGAACGAGCACACGCCGACCTCGCCGTATCCGGGCCGCCGACAACAGTTCTCGACGTCATACTTCGGTGGGGATTCACCCATCCGGGGCGCTTCGCGGCGGAGTACCGGCGCAAGTACGGCGTACCCCCGTCTCACACCCTCACGCGCTGA
- a CDS encoding flavin monoamine oxidase family protein, which yields MIKVQIAYPTPFWREAGLNGFAFNLDDELSITLDNSPADGSCGVLVGFFEGAHARTAALRTPAERRASAVATLTKLFGPAAGEPTDYLEQDWMAEEYTRGCYGGRLGAGVWTQYGAALSDPVGRLHWAGAETSDTWNGYMDGAVRSGHRAAAEVLAQLTS from the coding sequence GTGATCAAGGTTCAGATTGCCTACCCGACGCCGTTCTGGCGGGAGGCGGGACTCAACGGGTTCGCCTTCAACTTGGACGACGAGCTGAGCATCACCCTGGACAACTCGCCCGCCGACGGCTCGTGCGGTGTCCTCGTCGGCTTCTTCGAAGGCGCCCACGCCCGCACCGCTGCGCTCCGGACCCCCGCCGAGCGCCGGGCCTCGGCCGTGGCGACGCTGACGAAGCTCTTCGGCCCTGCCGCCGGCGAACCCACGGACTACCTCGAACAGGACTGGATGGCCGAGGAATACACCCGCGGCTGCTACGGCGGACGACTCGGTGCCGGCGTGTGGACGCAGTACGGCGCCGCCCTCTCCGATCCCGTCGGGCGTCTGCACTGGGCGGGCGCGGAGACCTCCGACACCTGGAACGGCTACATGGACGGGGCAGTCCGGTCCGGCCACCGAGCCGCGGCAGAAGTGCTGGCACAACTAACTTCGTGA
- a CDS encoding flavin monoamine oxidase family protein translates to MTDCDVVVVGAGLAGLTAARAVAAAGRSVTVLEARDRVAGRNLGGHLANGVPVEMGGQWIGRTQTEVLKLIGELGLDTFPTYDDGDAVTLYKGKVTRYADETFGLSDGAAVEVGRLQQELEALADSVSLSSPWASPAAADLDRKTLDEWLRANTDHPEALAFWEAVVPALFSAQPAEMSLLHFLFYIKSGGMIDSLVGTTGGAQELRVVGGTHQISERLAAELGDEVIRLNSPVRTITHDDSGVGVEFDGGTVTAAQAIVAIPPTLAGRLRYRPALPGSRDGLTQQIPMGR, encoded by the coding sequence ATGACGGATTGCGATGTTGTCGTAGTCGGCGCCGGGCTCGCCGGACTCACGGCGGCGAGGGCTGTGGCTGCCGCCGGACGCAGCGTGACGGTGCTGGAAGCACGCGATCGGGTGGCCGGGCGCAACCTCGGCGGACACCTGGCCAACGGCGTCCCGGTGGAGATGGGTGGTCAGTGGATCGGCCGGACCCAGACCGAGGTGTTGAAGTTGATCGGCGAACTCGGGCTCGACACTTTCCCGACCTACGACGACGGCGACGCGGTCACCCTCTACAAGGGGAAGGTCACCAGGTACGCCGACGAGACGTTCGGTCTTTCCGATGGCGCAGCGGTGGAGGTCGGCCGGCTCCAGCAGGAACTCGAGGCACTCGCCGACTCGGTGTCGCTGTCGTCACCGTGGGCATCGCCCGCCGCCGCCGATCTGGACCGCAAGACCCTGGACGAATGGCTGCGCGCCAACACGGACCACCCCGAGGCGCTGGCATTCTGGGAGGCGGTCGTGCCCGCCCTGTTCTCTGCTCAACCGGCCGAGATGTCCCTGCTTCACTTTCTCTTCTACATCAAGTCCGGCGGCATGATCGACAGTCTCGTCGGCACCACAGGTGGTGCCCAGGAGTTACGTGTTGTCGGTGGCACACATCAGATTTCGGAGCGGCTCGCCGCGGAGCTCGGAGATGAGGTGATCCGGCTGAACAGTCCGGTTCGCACGATCACCCACGACGACAGCGGCGTCGGCGTCGAGTTCGACGGCGGAACCGTCACCGCTGCACAGGCAATCGTGGCGATCCCCCCGACGTTGGCTGGTCGTCTCCGATACCGGCCCGCGCTCCCCGGTTCCCGCGACGGGCTGACCCAGCAGATCCCGATGGGTCGGTGA
- a CDS encoding TetR/AcrR family transcriptional regulator has product MAYVKAAERETQIIAAAIREFSERGVPGTTLRAVAGRAGIPLGTLHYVFASKDQLLRAVITTVIGEISETLRAELEADKGVEHALRHGVGNFWNKLVTSRVGLQIMQYELMTYSLRSDSARELAQLQYERYGSLVTEFCERAAQAAGERCAIGFDTLGRMALAQVDGLILQYIAKPDPDRARRDLDHALNMLVLYADPQPVARTKPLKADTA; this is encoded by the coding sequence GTGGCCTACGTCAAGGCGGCAGAGCGCGAGACACAGATCATCGCGGCGGCGATCAGGGAGTTCAGCGAGAGGGGCGTCCCCGGAACAACCCTTCGCGCCGTCGCCGGGCGGGCCGGCATCCCCCTCGGCACGCTGCACTACGTCTTCGCCAGCAAGGACCAGCTGCTTCGTGCAGTCATCACGACCGTCATCGGCGAGATCTCCGAGACGCTCCGCGCCGAACTCGAGGCAGACAAGGGCGTGGAACACGCGCTGCGCCACGGGGTGGGCAACTTCTGGAACAAACTGGTCACGAGCAGGGTCGGGCTGCAGATAATGCAGTACGAACTCATGACGTACTCACTTCGGAGCGATTCCGCCAGGGAGCTGGCCCAGCTGCAGTACGAGCGCTACGGCTCGCTCGTCACCGAGTTCTGCGAGCGGGCCGCGCAGGCAGCGGGAGAACGCTGCGCCATCGGCTTCGACACCCTCGGCCGCATGGCGCTGGCCCAGGTCGACGGGCTGATCCTGCAATACATCGCGAAGCCGGATCCCGACCGCGCTCGGCGCGATCTCGACCACGCGCTGAACATGCTCGTTCTCTACGCCGACCCCCAGCCGGTCGCGCGCACGAAGCCGCTGAAGGCGGATACCGCCTGA
- a CDS encoding flavin monoamine oxidase family protein, with amino-acid sequence MVHSPNDKPATTLDTSVAVVGAGMSGLIAARALHRQGIDVLVLESADRTGGRMMAETSALGSRLDLGGQWVGHGHHRFSALAAELGATVFPMRTPKRPIVVGDARTISAVSPSMLTAAAILLAWEIRAKRGAPTRWNSTTVQEWLRKVPTVEARRLLEVLVEVSTTADLDRLSMDALAKMIHYQGGLSTMLSTNGGAQESLIIEGAGTLTDKIAAELGPRVLTSSRVTSISRDDKGVVLRTPSTLIRASKAIVSAPPPVSAKIVFDPPLPAGRRRLEQDMYMGSVYKAVAVYAHPFWRATTDAEFMFLDGPGFAVFDTSPPGGPGHMCVLVGGRDARELDRLDEAGRRQAVLGPLAAAVGSAEILQPASWHEKSWHLDEHACGGYSALPSAGSTEGIFPLPSDPIDNIHWAGTETASEHAGYIEGAIESGERAAREVAEAFRRDTAAHRRSPR; translated from the coding sequence ATGGTGCACAGCCCGAACGACAAGCCGGCAACCACCCTCGACACCAGCGTCGCCGTGGTCGGCGCCGGAATGTCGGGTCTGATTGCGGCCAGAGCGCTGCATCGACAGGGGATCGATGTGCTCGTTCTCGAGTCTGCGGACAGAACGGGTGGCCGGATGATGGCTGAAACCTCGGCGTTGGGCTCGCGGCTCGATCTGGGTGGGCAGTGGGTCGGCCACGGACACCACCGGTTCTCGGCGCTGGCCGCCGAACTCGGGGCCACCGTGTTTCCCATGCGCACACCGAAGCGGCCGATCGTCGTCGGCGACGCCCGCACCATCTCGGCCGTGAGTCCGTCGATGCTGACGGCCGCTGCCATTCTGCTGGCCTGGGAAATCCGGGCGAAGCGGGGAGCGCCGACGCGATGGAACTCGACGACCGTGCAGGAGTGGCTTCGCAAGGTCCCGACGGTCGAAGCCCGCCGCCTCCTCGAAGTGCTCGTCGAGGTGTCGACGACCGCAGACCTCGACCGCCTCTCGATGGATGCGCTGGCCAAAATGATTCACTACCAGGGCGGACTCTCCACGATGTTGTCGACGAACGGCGGCGCACAGGAAAGTCTGATCATCGAGGGTGCAGGAACCCTGACCGACAAAATTGCCGCCGAACTCGGACCGCGGGTCCTCACGAGCAGTCGAGTGACCTCCATCAGTCGCGACGACAAGGGCGTCGTCCTCCGTACCCCATCGACTCTCATCCGAGCGTCCAAGGCGATCGTGTCGGCGCCACCACCAGTGTCGGCCAAGATCGTCTTCGACCCTCCCCTTCCGGCCGGTCGGCGCCGCCTCGAGCAGGACATGTACATGGGATCGGTGTACAAAGCGGTCGCGGTCTACGCGCATCCGTTCTGGCGCGCTACCACGGATGCCGAATTCATGTTTCTCGATGGCCCCGGCTTCGCGGTCTTCGATACCTCCCCACCCGGCGGTCCGGGCCACATGTGTGTGCTGGTGGGCGGTCGAGATGCGCGCGAACTCGATCGACTCGACGAAGCCGGCCGCAGGCAGGCCGTCCTGGGCCCCCTCGCCGCTGCGGTCGGATCAGCCGAGATCCTGCAGCCGGCGAGCTGGCACGAAAAGTCGTGGCACCTCGACGAACACGCCTGCGGGGGATATTCGGCGCTCCCGTCCGCAGGCAGTACGGAGGGTATCTTCCCATTGCCTTCAGATCCGATCGACAACATTCACTGGGCCGGAACCGAGACGGCGAGCGAGCACGCCGGATACATCGAGGGAGCCATCGAATCAGGCGAGCGAGCCGCGCGCGAAGTCGCAGAAGCGTTTCGGCGCGATACCGCTGCACACCGCCGATCGCCGCGGTGA
- a CDS encoding peptide deformylase, producing MAIRPILIAGDSRLTTPAVPVTVFDDELRAFVDDLYETNTAAHGAGLAANQVGDPRAIFVFDLIDDGRRHRGHVVNPTLETAPLPETMPDPDDLEGCLSVPGERYPTGRAEWARVTGVDSAGEPVSFEGLGYLARCLQHETDHLAGHLYLDRLIGRNHRAARKMIKKRGWSEPGNSWMPGADRNPFGW from the coding sequence GTGGCCATTCGACCGATCCTCATCGCCGGCGATTCCAGACTCACCACGCCGGCAGTCCCGGTAACCGTGTTCGACGACGAACTCCGCGCCTTCGTCGACGACCTCTACGAGACCAACACGGCAGCTCACGGAGCAGGTCTCGCAGCCAACCAGGTCGGCGATCCGAGAGCGATCTTCGTGTTCGACCTGATCGACGACGGGCGTCGGCACCGCGGTCATGTCGTCAACCCGACGCTCGAGACAGCTCCACTGCCGGAGACGATGCCTGATCCCGACGACCTCGAGGGATGCCTATCGGTTCCCGGCGAGCGCTATCCCACCGGCCGGGCCGAGTGGGCGCGGGTGACCGGCGTCGACAGCGCGGGTGAGCCCGTCTCGTTCGAAGGCCTCGGCTACCTCGCCCGCTGCCTGCAGCACGAAACGGATCACCTGGCCGGGCATCTGTACCTCGATCGCTTGATCGGCCGCAACCATCGCGCCGCCCGCAAGATGATCAAGAAGCGTGGCTGGTCCGAGCCGGGTAATTCCTGGATGCCCGGCGCAGATCGGAACCCATTCGGCTGGTGA
- a CDS encoding DUF1345 domain-containing protein: MPASVERWLSERRRSGFSVLVAAVAAILLGPVGLSSLGFADASVIVPLVYLVTYLVVTVAAFSLAPDAIVQQWAERESRGTILQRYVLGTAPGPGVSLFMAAIALAVAVVWLPGRGGGALPDPLRIGIAVVLVVVSWTCVLVSFAITFYADNVVEQGQGLGFPGGSPRWASYVYFAVSVMTTFGTTDVDVTSDAMRRTVAVNAVIAFVFNTVTVATVVSVLAGA, from the coding sequence TTGCCCGCATCCGTCGAGAGGTGGCTCTCCGAGCGCCGCCGCTCCGGCTTCAGCGTGCTCGTGGCTGCCGTTGCGGCGATACTCCTCGGCCCAGTGGGACTGTCTTCGCTCGGTTTCGCCGATGCGAGCGTGATCGTGCCCCTGGTCTATCTCGTGACATATCTCGTGGTCACGGTCGCGGCGTTCTCCCTGGCACCGGACGCGATCGTGCAGCAATGGGCGGAACGGGAGAGCCGCGGGACCATACTGCAGCGCTATGTCCTGGGCACTGCTCCCGGCCCGGGGGTGTCCCTCTTCATGGCGGCGATCGCACTCGCGGTCGCGGTGGTGTGGCTGCCGGGCCGTGGCGGCGGCGCACTGCCGGACCCGCTCCGGATCGGCATCGCCGTCGTCCTGGTCGTCGTGTCCTGGACCTGTGTGCTGGTGTCGTTCGCGATCACGTTCTACGCGGACAACGTCGTCGAGCAGGGCCAGGGTCTGGGTTTCCCCGGCGGGTCGCCCAGGTGGGCAAGTTACGTCTACTTCGCCGTCTCGGTGATGACCACCTTCGGGACGACCGACGTCGACGTGACGTCCGATGCCATGCGCCGGACGGTCGCGGTGAACGCAGTGATCGCGTTCGTCTTCAACACGGTGACAGTCGCGACGGTCGTGTCCGTCCTCGCCGGCGCCTGA
- a CDS encoding enoyl-CoA hydratase/isomerase family protein, whose protein sequence is MRSFELIDAVELVDGVLQLTVASAAAGTAMDAVLVSACTEALRALGTDVGAVLLTGSGPNFCAGGNLQNFSESDDRGAYLHEMADGLHDFVRALAASPVPVVAAVQGWAAGAGMSLVCSADIAIGGPSTTMRSAYPRVGLSPDGGITWLLPRIVGAGRAREILLTDTVIGAEEAVRLGLLSRTVPDDEIRSEALRVARSFIDGPRATYASMRRLLAQSPDAPLHEQLDAERDGIAAAANSRTGREGVDAFVAKRKPDFRSVN, encoded by the coding sequence ATGCGTAGTTTCGAATTGATCGACGCCGTCGAACTCGTCGACGGGGTCCTGCAACTGACCGTCGCCAGCGCCGCCGCCGGCACCGCGATGGACGCAGTTCTGGTCAGCGCTTGCACCGAGGCCCTGCGCGCGCTTGGCACCGATGTCGGTGCCGTTCTCCTGACCGGGTCGGGCCCCAACTTCTGCGCGGGTGGCAACCTCCAGAACTTCTCCGAGTCCGACGATCGCGGCGCCTACCTCCACGAGATGGCCGACGGGTTACACGATTTCGTGCGCGCCCTCGCCGCGAGCCCCGTCCCCGTGGTCGCGGCCGTGCAGGGCTGGGCGGCCGGCGCAGGCATGAGCCTGGTGTGCTCGGCCGACATCGCGATCGGCGGCCCGTCGACGACCATGCGGTCCGCCTATCCCCGCGTCGGGCTCAGCCCCGACGGCGGCATCACCTGGTTGCTGCCCCGCATCGTCGGGGCCGGCCGCGCCCGGGAGATCCTGCTCACCGACACCGTGATCGGCGCCGAGGAGGCGGTCCGCCTCGGGCTGCTCAGCCGCACCGTCCCCGACGACGAAATCCGCAGCGAGGCCTTACGCGTCGCCCGCAGTTTCATCGACGGTCCCCGCGCCACCTACGCGTCGATGAGACGGCTACTGGCCCAGTCGCCCGACGCGCCCCTGCACGAGCAACTCGACGCCGAACGCGACGGGATCGCCGCCGCCGCGAACAGCAGGACGGGCAGGGAAGGCGTCGACGCCTTCGTCGCCAAGCGGAAGCCCGACTTCCGAAGCGTCAACTGA